ACATAAAACATTAACAAAGTTTGTTATTGGCGCTATGAAGCTTGAAGCGATGATGCGCTATACGGGTGCTGGTAATTTACTGATTGTCGGAAATAGGGTAAAAGCACATGAACTTGCTTTAAAAGCAGGAGCTGCGGTTCTCGTTACAGGCGGATTTGATACGGAAGAAAGTGTAAAAAAATTAGCAGATGAACTAGAACTTCCTGTCATTTCTACTAGTTATGATACTTTTACTGTTGCCTCTATGATTAATCGTGCCATCTACGATCAATTAATCAAAAAGGAAATTTTAACAGTTGAAGATATACTGACGCCATTAGATGAAACGTATTATCTGCATGTGGAAGACCGGGTGTCGGAATGGCATGCAAATAATCAAACCTCCCTCCACAGCCGATTTCCTGTTGTAGACGATCAAAGAAGAGTAGTTGGGGTGGTGACAGCCAAGGATGTCATCGGAAAGGATCCAATAATCTTAATCGAAAAGATTATGACCAAGCACCCGATGACAACAAATATAAAAACGAGTGTGGCATCTGTCGCCCATACAATGATCTGGGAAGGGATTGAAATGCTTCCCATCGTCGATGATTATCACAAGCTCGTCGGGATAATTAGCCGTCAGGATGTATTAAAAGCCCTCCAAGTCACACAGAGACAGCCTCAGGTCGGAGAAACGATCGAAGATTTAATTGGGAGCCGCTTTCATGTGGTGAAAGATCAAGAATTATATCAATTTGAAGTAACACCGCAAATGACCAATTCACTTGGGACCGTCTCTTATGGTGTTTTTACATCGATTGTGACGGAAAGTGCCAATAGGGTTTTAAAAAATAGCAAAAAAAGCGACCTCGTCGTCGAAAATATGACTCTCTATTTCTTAAAGCCGATTCAGCTTGATAGTGTATTAACTATTACTCCTAAAGTATTGGAATCGGGAAGAAAATTTGGGAAAGTGGATATCGAAGTATTTAATGAAGGAGTTTTAGTTGGAAAGGCCCTGCTCATGTGTCAGCTGATTGATCGGTAATATAATAATTAAAAAGGCTGTTTTCGCATAAATTGGTTTTTTAATGGAGCCAAACATGTCCGTTCCATTTCGCTCCAGACACAAGATTCCCCGGGGAGGTGGCCTGAGCCTCCTCGGCTTTGCCTGCAGGGTCTAGAGGCCTCACTCTTCTTCCCGCAGGACAAGGAAGGCTTCGGCAGCATAAACATCGCACGAAGAAAATGCGAATGCATTTTATGAGGACTCAAGTGTCTTCAGCTACATTCTTTAAATAATATATTCAGGTAGCAAAAATCTTTTCGAAAACAGCCATTAAAAAAGAAGCTTCTGTTTCTGAAGCTTCTTTTAGGGAAACATTTTTTACTTTTGAAGCTGCTCTGCTTCTTTAATAGCAAGCGGCAGATAATATTTATACATTTTATAACCGCCAATAATTGATAACAAACCGACGATTAAAAAGATTGCGGCAATCACATAAGTAACTGTCTCTTTGGGATAGAGGAATACCTGATTGATCCCAAATAGAAGTACAAACGAACCAAGGCAAATGCTGCTTTTCCCAGAGATCCATTTTTTCTCAATCGGACGCTGGCTCCGGACTTGTTTCACCTTAAAATAAACATAAAAAGCTAATGCAAAAATAATTAAAATGACCAATACAGGCATTTTGTATAAACCTCCTAACCTAAAGCTGCACTTTTATTTTACATGTGCCGGAAATAAGAATGCAATGAATAGAAGGTTTTTATCGACAAATTTTTGAACAAGCTGTGAAAATAAAGGGGGACTTATTCGTGATTGACAAAATCTTGGATGCCATCGAAAAATATGAAACCATTGTTATACATCGCCATGTACGGCCAGACCCGGATGCATACGGATCACAAGGTGGATTAGCTGAGATTTTGAAAGCAAGCTATCCAGATAAAAAGGTGTATACGGTTGGGGATGATGAGCCAACTCTTCATTTTCTGAGGCAGATGGACATCATAAATGATGACATTTACAAAAACTCACTAGTGATCGTTTGTGATACGGCTAATACCGAAAGAGTAAGTGACCAGCGATATTCAACAGGTGACATGCTTATAAAAATTGATCACCATCCGAATGAGGATCCATACGGAGATATCATGTGGGTCGATACCACTGCCAGTTCGGTCAGTGAAATGATCTATGAATTTTATATAACAGCACAAGAACATGGATTGAAGATGACAGATGAAGCAGCAAGATTACTTTATGCAGGGATTGTTGGCGATACAGGTAGATTTCTTTATCCCAGCACAACCGAAAAGACATTTGCTTATGCAAGTGAGCTAATTCATTATTCTTTCTCACGAACCAATCTTTATAATCAGCTCTATGAAACCCCGTTAAAAGTTGTGAAGCTTCAGGGGTTTATTCTCCAAGAATTTGAGCTATTAGATTACGGGGCAGCATCGATTCAAATCTCAAAAGAGACACTGAAAAAATTCGATTTAACTCCAGCAGAAGCATCAAGCCTGGTAAGCTCTTTAGGAAATATTGCTGGAATCGTTGCCTGGGTATTTTTTATTGAAGAAGAGGACCAAATTAGAGTCCGTTTCCGGTCAAAGGGACCAGTTATCAATAGCATTGCCAAAAAATACAACGGCGGCGGTCATCCATTAGCAGCAGGTGCATCGATTTATAGCTGGGAAGCCGCTGAATTAGTCCTGCATGATTTGCTTTTGGCCTGCAAAATTTATGCGAAAACAGAACAAATCACTGATTAAAAATGAAGGGGTCTGCCCCCACAAAATTTTGTGAGACAGACCCTTTAATTATTATGCAAGGTCAATGGTTACTTCAATATAAAGCGTTGTGTATAAAAACAGTTGATTTAAATGAAGCTTGTATTTTTTATTATCGACTTGGAATACCTTGGTTTCGATTGCTTTTTTTAAGAGGTCTTTGCTTTCGTATACCGTCCCCAGTTTTTTAGCCTTTAACACATTTAAATGTTCCTCAAGCAAACTGATGATTTTCTTTTCCTGGAGCGGGGATAAATCTAGCTTTTTATTACTGATCAGTTTAATTTCAATCTCTTCTACGGTTAATTCT
This genomic window from Bacillus oleivorans contains:
- the ytrI gene encoding sporulation membrane protein YtrI — protein: MRIPPFYRIPSWQRFLGGMALGGVISWMVFLYMFGTIQERQSIIIEEQTAKIEKLNDNLEYWQGEYQKANEELEKELTVEEIEIKLISNKKLDLSPLQEKKIISLLEEHLNVLKAKKLGTVYESKDLLKKAIETKVFQVDNKKYKLHLNQLFLYTTLYIEVTIDLA
- a CDS encoding YtpI family protein produces the protein MPVLVILIIFALAFYVYFKVKQVRSQRPIEKKWISGKSSICLGSFVLLFGINQVFLYPKETVTYVIAAIFLIVGLLSIIGGYKMYKYYLPLAIKEAEQLQK
- a CDS encoding DHH family phosphoesterase, with the protein product MIDKILDAIEKYETIVIHRHVRPDPDAYGSQGGLAEILKASYPDKKVYTVGDDEPTLHFLRQMDIINDDIYKNSLVIVCDTANTERVSDQRYSTGDMLIKIDHHPNEDPYGDIMWVDTTASSVSEMIYEFYITAQEHGLKMTDEAARLLYAGIVGDTGRFLYPSTTEKTFAYASELIHYSFSRTNLYNQLYETPLKVVKLQGFILQEFELLDYGAASIQISKETLKKFDLTPAEASSLVSSLGNIAGIVAWVFFIEEEDQIRVRFRSKGPVINSIAKKYNGGGHPLAAGASIYSWEAAELVLHDLLLACKIYAKTEQITD
- a CDS encoding CBS domain-containing protein, whose protein sequence is MLTKHEQILQYIQDLPVGEKISVRKIAKDLKVSEGTAYRAIKDAENQGIVSTIERVGTIRIEKKKKENIERLTFAEVVNIVDGQVLGGKAGLHKTLTKFVIGAMKLEAMMRYTGAGNLLIVGNRVKAHELALKAGAAVLVTGGFDTEESVKKLADELELPVISTSYDTFTVASMINRAIYDQLIKKEILTVEDILTPLDETYYLHVEDRVSEWHANNQTSLHSRFPVVDDQRRVVGVVTAKDVIGKDPIILIEKIMTKHPMTTNIKTSVASVAHTMIWEGIEMLPIVDDYHKLVGIISRQDVLKALQVTQRQPQVGETIEDLIGSRFHVVKDQELYQFEVTPQMTNSLGTVSYGVFTSIVTESANRVLKNSKKSDLVVENMTLYFLKPIQLDSVLTITPKVLESGRKFGKVDIEVFNEGVLVGKALLMCQLIDR